In the genome of Aspergillus luchuensis IFO 4308 DNA, chromosome 2, nearly complete sequence, one region contains:
- the chsE gene encoding chitin synthase class Va (CAZy:GT2_Chitin_synth;~COG:M;~EggNog:ENOG410PFHC;~InterPro:IPR029044,IPR014876,IPR004835,IPR036037, IPR001609,IPR027417,IPR001199,IPR036400;~PFAM:PF00173,PF00063,PF13641,PF03142,PF08766, PF13632;~TransMembrane:6 (o896-912i933-955o1203-1225i1601-1622o1628-1649i1656-1679o);~antiSMASH:Cluster_2.6;~go_component: GO:0016459 - myosin complex [Evidence IEA];~go_function: GO:0003774 - motor activity [Evidence IEA];~go_function: GO:0004100 - chitin synthase activity [Evidence IEA];~go_function: GO:0005524 - ATP binding [Evidence IEA];~go_function: GO:0016758 - transferase activity, transferring hexosyl groups [Evidence IEA]), which translates to MAGPAPSGRTPSHAQSSLPSLPAHLQSDTHLTAHLASRFHVGLPTARLSSQALISLNTYTTSSRGPDGDKEGSAMGEAEDLAKRAFTRLGARGENQAIVFLGESGSGKTTIRSHLLSSFLSFSSTPLSSKLSYAAFVFDTLTTTKSVTTPTASKAGLFLELQYDGSSSVNPTLIGGKIIDHRLERSRIASVPTGERSFHVLYYLLAGTSAAEKEHLGFDSSIHVSTSGGKLSGASIGHKRWRYLGHPTQLKVGINDADGFQHFKTALRKLEFPRSEIAEFCQILATILHLGQLDFVSGQATTTTAEESGGYSHEGGETVTVVKNKDVLSVIAAFLGLGVEELETSFGYRTKTIRRERVTVMLDPKGARQNADGLARTLYSLLVAYIFEGINQRICAAEDSVANTVSILDFPGFSQASATGSTLDQLLSNAATESLYNFCLQSFFERKAEMLDREEVTVPATSYFDNSDATRGLLKSGNGLLSILDDQTKRGRTDSQFLESVKKRFENKNPAITVGGTGQGTTLISQGARSAFTVKHFAGEVDYPVHGLLEENGDVVSGDLMNLMKSTSSDFVRDLFGQEALQTVTHPQERTAIMQAQVSSKPMRMPSMARRKAGGPSRLAFDAPEADDQDEYESQAGSMSKSSGRRKSTMLASGMQGAAGQFLSSLDIVSKCLNSANLNPYFVFCLKPNDRRIANQFDSKCVRAQVQTFGIAEISQRLRNADFSIFLPFAEFLGLAEIGNVVVGSDREKSEVVLDEKRWPGNEARVGSTGVFLSERCWADLAKLGERVVPVYPAEGSDEGGDNLLHARAGGYADSKVRLLGPSDQSPGGFIYGEDGKQGYSSSREFDGRSDAGASAFNSGDMFRNLDTREQMLEKGNEKKMEEVDEAPVSGSRKRWMAIVYLLTFYIPDFLIKTFGRMPRKDVRTAWREKLAINLIIWFSCAFAIFFIVAFPGLICPTQHVYSSGELSTHNGKDGHNSFVAIRGIVFNLGKFMPSHYPDIVPEKQLKNYAGTDATGLFPVQVSALCPGKTGSIDPTVLLDYSSTNVSGSATTVSTSDTNWVYHDFRYFTNDSRPDWFQEQMIMLKANYFKGWVGYTPTYLRTLGDKSQYIGSINGRVYDLTTYVAGGRRVQAPVGESVPANVDRDFMDDLVVQLFQRLPGQDLTKYWEDLAISDVMRERMQLCLDNLFFVGHVDTRNSPRCQFARYFILAISIFICLIVVFKFLAALQFSRKNLPENLDKFIICQVPAYTEDEESLRRAIDSMARMRYDDKRKLLVVICDGMIIGQGNDRPTPRIVLDILGVPESVDPEPLSFESLGEGMKQHNMGKIYSGLYEVMGHIVPFLVVVKVGKPSEVARPGNRGKRDSQMVLMRFLNRVHYNLPMSPMELEIYHQIRNIIGVNPTFYEFILQVDADTVVAPDAATRMVSTLLADTRILGICGETALSNAKTSMVTMIQVYEYYISHNLVKAFESLFGSITCLPGCFTMYRIRSAESGKPLFVSKEIVEAYAEIRVDTLHMKNLLHLGEDRYLTTLLIKHHPKYKTKYISAAKAFTIAPESFAVFLSQRRRWINSTVHNLIELIPLNQLCGFCCFSMRFIVFVDLISTIIQPVTVAYIVYLIYWLIHDTSTIPWTAFVLLAAIYGLQALIFIFRRKWDMIGWMFIYILGIPISSLALPLYSFWHMDDFSWGNTRVITGEKGRKVVISDEGKFDPSSIPKKTWEEYQAELWEAQTSRDDRSEVSGFSYGTKSYHPMQSEYGFPASRPVSQFNLPRYSSRMSLAPSEMMSRNMEMEMEDLSHLPADDVLLSEIREILRTADLMTVTKKSIKLELERRFGVNLDAKRPYINSGEAGKKIY; encoded by the exons ATGGCTGGACCTGCACCCTCCGGGCGTACACCGTCCCATGCCCAGTCGTCGTTACCATCCCTACCAGCGCATTTACAGTCGGATACTCACTTGACCGCGCACCTTGCAAGCCG GTTTCATGTGGGCTTACCGACAGCCCGTCTTTCCTCCCAGGCATTGATCAGCTTGAACACATACACAACATCATCCCGCGGTCCCGATGGCGACAAGGAAGGAAGTGCTATGGGAGAGGCGGAAGACCTCGCCAAACGTGCATTTACTCGGCTAGGTGCCCGTGGAGAAAACCAGGCCATTGTTTTCCT TGGTGAAAGTGGCTCTGGAAAGACGACCATTCGCTCACATCTGTTATCATCATTTCTCTCGTTCTCCTCGACCCCGCTCTCGTCGAAGCTGTCTTACGCTGCGTTCGTTTTTGATACCTTGACTACGACCAAGTCCGTGACTACGCCAACTGCGTCCAAAGCTGGACTGTTCCTGGAACTGCAATACGACGGGTCTTCCTCGGTCAATCCCACCCTGATCGGTGGTAAGATCATCGACCACAGGCTGGAGCGTAGTCGCATTGCCTCAGTGCCCACGGGAGAACGTAGTTTTCACGTGCTCTACTATCTCTTAGCCGGTACCAGTGCTGCGGAGAAGGAACACTTGGGCTTCGACAGTTCTATACATGTGTCGACGAGTGGTGGCAAGCTCTCAGGCGCCTCAATTGGTCACAAGAGATGGAGATACCTCGGCCACCCCACCCAGCTAAAAGTCGGTATTAATGATGCCGATGGGTTCCAACACTTCAAGACCGCACTCAGGAAATTGGAGTTCCCTCGCAGTGAGATCGCCGAATTCTGTCAAATCCTTGCTACCATTCTTCACCTTGGTCAGCTGGATTTTGTTAGTGGCCAAGCCACTACCACTACGGCGGAGGAATCGGGCGGTTACTCTCATGAGGGTGGCGAAACGGTCACCGTCGTCAAGAATAAGGATGTCCTCTCTGTTATCGCTGCCTTTTTGGgattgggggtggaagagctggagaccAGCTTCGGATATCGGACGAAGACGATTCGTCGGGAACGGGTGACGGTGATGCTTGATCCGAAGGGTGCTCGGCAAAATGCTGATGGTCTCGCGCGCACCCTATACTCGCTGCTAGTGGCCTATATCTTTGAGGGTATCAATCAGCGGATATGTGCAGCTGAAGACAGCGTGGCGAACACTGTCTCCATCCTCGACTTTCCTGGATTCTCTCAGGCCAGCGCAACTGGCTCTACGCTCGATCAGCTCCTGAGCAATGCGGCCACCGAGTCTTTGTACAATTTCTGCTTGCAGTCATTCTTCGAGCGGAAGGCTGAGATGCTGGATCGTGAAGAAGTTACTGTGCCTGCTACAAGCTACTTCGACAACAGCGATGCTACTCGTGGCTTACTGAAATCTGGAAATGGCCTTCTGAGCATCCTCGACGATCAGACTAAGCGGGGCCGGACCGACTCTCAGTTCCTCGAGTCTGTCAAAAAGCGGTTCGAGAACAAAAACCCCGCCATTACAGTCGGCGGCACGGGACAAGGGACTACCCTAATCTCCCAAGGTGCTCGGTCCGCATTCACGGTGAAGCATTTCGCCGGAGAGGTCGACTACCCCGTGCATGGCCTTTTGGAGGAGAATGGCGATGTTGTTTCGGGAGATCTCATGAACTTGATGAAGTCGACAAGTAGTGACTTCGTGCGAGACCTATTTGGTCAAGAAGCTTTGCAGACAGTCACCCATCCTCAGGAGCGGACCGCGATTATGCAGGCACAGGTGAGCTCCAAGCCTATGAGAATGCCCAGCATGGCTCGCCGGAAGGCGGGTGGACCATCTCGGTTAGCCTTCGATGCACCTGAAGCGGACGATCAAGATGAATACGAGAGTCAAGCCGGTAGCATGTCAAAAAGTTCCGGCCGCCGAAAGAGCACGATGCTGGCTAGCGGTATGCAAGGCGCTGCGGGCCAGTTCCTCTCTTCATTGGATATCGTTAGTAAATGCTTGAATTCTGCCAATTTGAACCCTTACTTTGTGTTCTGTCTGAAACCCAACGATCGCCGCATTGCGAACCAATTCGATAGCAAGTGCGTGCGAGCACAGGTCCAGACCTTTGGCATCGCGGAGATCAGTCAGCGGCTCAGGAACGCCGACTTCAGCATCTTCCTCCCGTTTGCCGAGTTTCTAGGCCTGGCTGAGATTGGCAACGTCGTTGTGGGAAGCGACAGAGAGAAGTCCGAAGTCGTCTTGGATGAAAAGCGGTGGCCAGGGAACGAAGCTAGGGTAGGCAGCACGGGTGTCTTTCTCAGCGAGCGCTGCTGGGCCGATCTTGCCAAATTAGGCGAGCGTGTTGTCCCTGTATATCCTGCGGAAGGCTCTGATGAAGGCGGGGATAACCTCCTTCACGCGCGCGCTGGCGGCTACGCTGATTCAAAAGTCCGGCTCCTCGGCCCGTCTGATCAGTCTCCGGGTGGTTTCATCTACGGGGAGGATGGAAAACAGGGATACTCCAGTAGTCGTGAGTTCGATGGGCGCTCAGATGCCGGCGCCTCTGCATTCAATTCGGGCGACATGTTCCGGAATTTGGATACGAGAGAACAAATGCTCGAAAAGGGCAacgaaaagaagatggaggaagtggatgagGCGCCTGTCTCCGGAAGTCGCAAACGCTGGATGGCAATTGTGTACCTTCTCACCTTCTATATCCCAGACTTTTTGATCAAAACGTTTGGCCGCATGCCCCGGAAAGATGTTAGAACCGCCTGGCGTGAGAAGCTTGCGATCAACTTAATCATCTGGTTCAGTTGTGCCTTTGCAATCTTCTTCATTGTCGCTTTCCCTGGTCTGATTTGTCCCACTCAGCATGTGTATTCCTCGGGTGAGCTGAGCACACACAACGGCAAGGATGGGCATAATTCATTCGTCGCGATTCGCGGTATAGTTTTCAATTTGGGCAAGTTCATGCCGTCTCACTACCCAGATATCGTCCCGGAGAAACAACTCAAGAACTATGCTGGTACCGATGCCACCGGTCTTTTCCCAGTTCAGGTCTCGGCTTTATGCCCAGGAAAAACGGGCTCTATTGACCCTACAGTGCTCCTGGACTACTCTTCCACTAACGTCTCCGGCTCTGCCACCACCGTCAGCACTAGTGATACCAATTGGGTATACCATGACTTCCGTTACTTCACCAATGACTCTCGCCCCGATTGGTTTCAGGAGCAGATGATAATGCTCAAAGCGAACTACTTCAAGGGATGGGTTGGCTACACCCCGACATACCTGAGAACTTTGGGAGACAAGTCACAGTATATTGGAAGTATCAACGGGAGGGTATACGACCTGACGACATATGTGGCCGGAGGACGAAGAGTGCAAGCGCCTGTAGGGGAATCGGTCCCTGCTAACGTCGATCGCGACTTCATGGATGACCTTGTCGTGCAACTTTTCCAACGACTGCCAGGTCAAGATTTGACAAAATACTGGGAGGACCTGGCAATATCCGACGTGATGCGCGAACGCATGCAGCTCTGCTTAGAcaatcttttctttgtcgGCCATGTGGATACACGTAATTCGCCTCGTTGTCAGTTTGCCCGTtacttcatcctcgccataTCAATCTTCATCTGTTTGATTGTCGTCTTCAAGTTCTTGGCGGCCTTGCAATTCTCGAGAAAGAATCTCCCAGAGAATCTCGACAAGTTCATCATTTGTCAAGTCCCAGCCTACACTGAAGACGAGGAATCCCTCCGCCGTGCTATCGACTCTATGGCTCGCATGCGCTATGATGACAAACGCAAACTTCTCGTGGTTATTTGTGATGGTATGATTATCGGACAAGGAAACGATCGTCCTACCCCTCGAATCGTCTTAGACATCCTAGGCGTACCCGAATCTGTCGACCCCGAGCCGCTAAGCTTCGAAAGTTTGGGCGAAGGTATGAAACAGCACAATATGGGTAAGATTTACTCGGGTCTCTATGAGGTCATGGGCCACATCGTTCCTTTCCTGGTTGTTGTCAAGGTCGGTAAACCCTCCGAGGTCGCTCGGCCAGGTAACAGAGGAAAGCGTGATTCCCAGATGGTGCTCATGCGGTTCCTCAACCGCGTCCATTACAATCTTCCCATGAGTCCTATGGAACTGGAGATATATCACCAGATACGCAACATCATCGGTGTCAATCCCACGTTCTATGAGTTTATTCTACAGGTAGATGCCGATACGGTGGTGGCTCCTGATGCTGCAACACGAATGGTGTCAACTCTGCTGGCCGATACCCGCATTTTGGGTATCTGTGGAGAAACTGCTCTTTCGAACGCCAAAACGTCAATGGTGACAATGATTCAAGTCTACGAATACTACATCTCCCACAACCTTGTCAAAGCCTTTGAGAGTCTTTTCGGATCCATTACTTGTTTGCCAGGTTGCTTCACCATGTATCGCATCCGCTCAGCCGAAAGTGGGAAGCCTCTGTTCGTGAGCAAAGAGATTGTTGAAGCCTATGCGGAAATTCGTGTCGACACTCTCCACATGAAGAATCTGCTGCACTTGGGTGAAGATCGTTATCTGACAACACTGCTCATCAAGCACCATCCCAAGTACAAGACGAAGTATATCTCGGCCGCTAAAGCTTTCACAATCGCCCCTGAGAGCTTCGCTGTGTTCTTGTCGCAACGTCGTCGGTGGATTAATTCTACGGTCCACAATCTAATTGAGTTGATACCACTGAATCAGCTTTGTGGTTTCTGTTGCTTCAGTATGCGCTTCATTGTGTTTGTGGATCTCATCAGTACAATCATTCAGCCTGTCACCGTTGCTTACATCGTTTACCTGATCTACTGGCTCATTCATGACACATCCACGATTCCATGGACGGCATTCGTGCTTCTGGCTGCCATCTACGGTCTGCAGGCACTCATTTTCATCTTCCGGCGTAAGTGGGAcatgattggatggatgttcATTTACATCCTTGGTATCCCTATTTCGTCGCTGGCTCTGCCCCTGTACTCATTCTGGCATATGGATGATTTCTCCTGGGGTAATACACGTGTCATTACTGGAGAGAAGGGCCGCAAGGTCGTTATCTCCGATGAAGGAAAGTTTGACCCGTCGTCTATCCCTAAGAAGACGTGGGAGGAATATCAGGCCGAACTGTGGGAAGCTCAGACTTCGCGGGACGATCGTTCAGAAGTCTCTGGGTTCTCTTACGGCACCAAGTCCTACCACCCAATGCAGTCTGAGTACGGGTTCCCGGCTTCGAGACCAGTGTCCCAGTTCAACCTTCCCCGCTACTCGTCTCGCATGTCTTTGGCACCTTCAGAGATGATGAGTCGGaatatggagatggagatggaagatctGTCTCACTTGCCAGCCGACGATGTCCTTTTGTCGGAGATCCGTGAGATCCTGCGCACCGCAGACTTGATGACAGTGACCAAGAAGAGCATCAAGCTGGAACTTGAGAGACGATTCGGCGTTAACCTCGACGCTAAACGTCCCTACATCAACTCAGGTGAGGCTggaaaaaaaatctattaa